A window of the Alnus glutinosa chromosome 4, dhAlnGlut1.1, whole genome shotgun sequence genome harbors these coding sequences:
- the LOC133867262 gene encoding transcription factor MYB62-like, whose amino-acid sequence MPTSSKSISSSSEDDSEVRRGPWTLEEDNLLIHYITDHGEGRWNLLAKRSGLRRTGKSCRLRWLNYLKPDIKRGNLTPQEQLLILELHSKWGNRWSKIAQHLPGRTDNEIKNYWRTRVQKQARLFKIDTNSTTFQDIIRRFWMPRLLQKIQESSSSGLFVQDSAIPQPLDNCHQQPPPAAEPPQAIQSLDYHVSESMNMPEICQLSEYPIGPFHAIVNDNDYDTFVKGCYYADNNSYEMEAFHLGSMPALGNFENSTSNSHVAENNWAENDFSGSVRNMDELWQIRN is encoded by the exons ATGCCTACTTCAAGTAAGAGCATAAGCAGTTCTAGTGAAGATGACAGTGAGGTTCGGAGAGGGCCATGGACTCTTGAAGAAGACAATCTGCTCATTCACTATATTACTGATCACGGTGAAGGCCGTTGGAATTTGCTTGCAAAACGTTCAG GGTTGAGGAGAACTGGCAAGAGCTGCCGATTGAGATGGCTAAACTATCTAAAACCAGATATAAAGCGTGGAAATCTCACCCCACAAGAGCAGCTTTTGATTCTTGAACTCCACTCCAAGTGGGGTAATAG GTGGTCGAAGATTGCGCAACATCTACCGGGAAGAACGGACAACGAGATCAAGAATTATTGGAGAACAAGGGTGCAGAAACAAGCAAGGCTTTTTAAGATTGATACCAATAGCACAACATTTCAAGACATTATTCGGCGCTTTTGGATGCCGAGGTTGCTTCAAAAGATACAAGAATCATCTTCTTCAGGCCTGTTTGTCCAAGACTCAGCAATCCCTCAGCCTCTTGACAATTGCcatcaacaaccaccaccagCAGCAGAACCACCGCAAGCAATACAAAGTTTGGATTACCATGTATCAGAATCAATGAATATGCCCGAAATATGTCAACTTTCAGAGTACCCAATTGGTCCATTTCATGCCATAGTTAACGACAATGACTATGACACATTTGTCAAGGGCTGCTATTATGCTGACAACAATAGCTATGAGATGGAAGCCTTCCACCTGGGAAGTATGCCGGCACTGgggaattttgaaaattctaccAGCAATTCCCATGTTGCAGAAAATAACTGGGCTGAGAATGATTTTTCAGGCAGCGTGAGGAACATGGACGAACTATGGCAAATAAGGAACTAA